One genomic region from Evansella sp. LMS18 encodes:
- a CDS encoding YbaB/EbfC family nucleoid-associated protein, whose amino-acid sequence MKNMGNMMKQMQKMQKEMTKAQEQLKEETVEATAGGGMVTVIASGEKKILDIKINEEVVDPDDIEMLQDLVLAATNEALVKVDELVNEKMGKFTKGMNIPGMF is encoded by the coding sequence ATGAAAAACATGGGAAATATGATGAAACAGATGCAAAAAATGCAGAAGGAAATGACTAAGGCTCAGGAGCAGTTAAAAGAGGAAACTGTTGAGGCAACTGCAGGAGGCGGAATGGTCACTGTAATAGCCAGTGGAGAGAAGAAAATTCTTGATATTAAAATCAACGAGGAAGTTGTCGATCCTGATGACATCGAAATGCTTCAGGATTTAGTGTTAGCAGCCACAAATGAGGCGCTTGTTAAGGTTGATGAGCTCGTGAATGAAAAGATGGGCAAGTTCACTAAAGGGATGAATATACCTGGAATGTTCTAA